gaaagtgtattttttttgaatgaaataaGAAAGGTTAATTAAAAAAAGCAGAGAAGCGTTGGAAGTTGGCAGACCAGACCGGTCAGGAATCAAAATTAAAGAACGAAAGCCAACCCTCATGTGCAAGGATCAGTCGCCTTGGAAAGTAGGTGCGGATCATCTTAGTTAAAATGCTTCAGAGGCGCATGGCTACCGAAACTCCATGTCCACGTGGCCCACTTGGATCCGAATCTCTAGTATTGAAGAAAATAGATTTAAAACCGTTCGATTACACCCAACTGTTCTCACCCGTAAAGGAAAGCAAAAGGGACAGTCTCTGACACATCTCCATGACTCCATCGGGCCAGGAGCGTGGGTGGCGAGGCAAGTGGGTGAACAGTGGAGTGCACGTAGTTtgaatttatttcaaatttgATGCAAGCAGGTCGAGCCAAAAGGTTGATGTTTCCTGCCAGCTAGCTGGAGCCCGGCATATTTTGCACGTGTGGACCGCGCTCGAAGCAAGGCATCAAGAAAccaaataatagtaataattaaaaaaatgtcagaaaaagtaataataaaaaagatccTATCGATtactaatttttttcttctacacTTCTGGCTTTTCACGTGTTAACTGGAAGATTGTCATCTTCGCACCACTCTTCTAGTGAATGACACCGGACATGCCTTACCAATCgcacaaattatttatttttatggtatactataaaaaaaataaacaaaaaattaatattatatgtatacatataaagACACCGCACCTACTTTACCAATCGCACAAATTAGTTATTTTtatgatatataaaaaaataaaatttaatatcaTATGCATGCACCCAttcatgcatatatatacatgtatacaggggcggcccaatacatttgggggcctaaggcgaactcattagataaggccttttttttaattattatttaaataataaaaaaatttcttagAGTGAAAATTGTCTATGGTGTGTGGTAGTTACTATTAATCAGCTCAAGTCATGGTCCAATCCAAATGGCTGCCTCCACACTCTGAAAATATTTCTTAGAGCGACCTTGGAGTAATATTCCTCAGGcttttctggaaaaaaaaatagaaaacaaaattaGGGAAAGAGATTTTACCTTTCATAGAACTCAGTTGCGAAACGAGATCCATTGTAGCAGATGAACCAGAGCAAAATAAGGATTAATATGTCTACCAGAGTTAAGAAAGCCCACAATCCAGAGTATCCTTAGTATAATATCATAGGAACAAAAACTCCAAAAATACCTCGGTAACCCATGAAGAAACCTAGAAGGAAATGGTGGCGATTCTGTGATATGAAAGAGAAACGAAGCAGCTGAAGCAGAGCAAAATaaagaccagcacatcgcgctTAATATAAAAAAGGGGGGAAAACTTTCATGGATTAAGAAACcataaaaattacaaaaatttgATGCAATTCTGTAGCCCTTGCATGACACTGAATAGAAATTTCAGACGGAGTCAaaattataagaaaaagaagtgaGACACGGCGGATGCAAAAGCTCAAGTAGTGATTCCACGGTAGGTTTCTTTAATTCGCCGAATCAAACAGCAGAAcctcaaagaaagaaaaaaaaatagagccgtAATGGATGGATGAATCCGAATTAAAGTAGGGAAATATTGGATGAGAAAGGATACTGAAGAGGTAGCGCTCCCACCAATCGAGCATGTAGAGGCCCATGATGGAAGAGCCTTGGAGGTCGGAGGTCGGAGTCGGAAGAGCCGAGCACGGTGAGGAAAGAGGAGCGGTGCTGGCGTGCTGCGGTGGAGCTTGGAGAGGACTTCGGAGCACTGAGAACCGAGCTTCCGAGTCTGCTGAGAACCAGAGAACGGGAGTCGGGAGATTGGAATTTGGGAGAAGGTTCACCATCACTGGTTCAGCAATAAAAAAGAGAGCACCGGCGGCAGAGAActgagaaggggggagagaaggggggagaaaaTGCCCGTTGCTTGTCATTTGTCAACTGCCGTAGCCGTTGCGGCGTTGCCCAGCCAGCCTGTCGTCGGGGAGACGCCGAAGGCCGAAGGGGATGCACTGTAGCGGCGTCGCGTCGTCCTGGCTCCTGTCCACTGCCCAGCTACGACTAGCTTAGAAGCTATTCAAGCTAACAGAGGAGTAGACTCAGTAGAGGACAACCCGATATACTAGCTCAGCGGCTCAACCTAtgcattaaattaaaaaaaaaaaaaaaaaagtgcggTGGGATGGGGCCTTCCCTGGgtcgggggccttaggcgaccgcctcagtcgcctaaggcccgaGCCGCCCCTGcatgtatacacacacatatagatatatatatatatatatatacatgtatatatatacatatatacatgggtgtgtatatatatgttggggaaaaaacccaagtcataccgccacggaggcgctcggccaaagagcgccgaccagaaaggcgctcggcgaaagagcgccgaccaggaaggcgctcgattagagagcgccgaccagagagaaaTACCGGCAAgtagaggcgctcgaccaaagggcgccgaacagaagggtgcTCAGCTAAGAGAGTGCCGATCAGAAGAGGCCCAACCAAAGCGCCAAGTAGAGGCGCTCggttagaaggtgctcgcccaaagggcgccgaccagaagtactagaagcaaccccgccacagggcgccccgctgggcgaccagctcggctcggcatccttgccgagccgatgccctcACCAAATACTCGATCTCCGCCTAACCTTTTAAAGATCTGACGGCTATATACACGACTCCACTACAACTTGCCACCTGCCGCCATCTCTGAGCCGtcaaggcacaagatctccgcagaTATTTTGGCAcgacctatcattaatgcacgagacccACTCAAGTCTCCggagcactcagtcatttaatgaacacggcccaagacgatctccggatcgctgaaccatcaaagcatatggctctccctgaccgccggttcactcggtaataaatgcacttaccgtctacgaaccccaggcccactacggccgacggttcaaccactccaacgggtCTGGTCACCCacgacaactccctgactccggcctgattcgaccttattctccactacgccattaatgggccaaatcgtacccaattatcataaaagaagacaaattcccctgtcacctcccaggtaacataatacccttctataaaagggaacctgggaggaaagaggaaggggaccggaagaaaaaagaagaaaacagcacagacacaattgaacaaaatattcttttctttgctctccccacatatctgccccctctgacttaagcatcggagggccggcgccggaaagcccggccaccggctcttttttgcaggacaggacgcactcttCTTCGCTCACCCCCTCCACGGAGGatgcagccggccggcgcaccgccgtccgccctcccggcagcggagctcctcctcccctagtttcgcggcggcccccgggtccaatttccagcaacagttggcgctagaggaagggcccgagttgctgccatgaagctaagaagtaaaggggcttccaatgcctctcgacgtcctcaaCCTAGTCCTGAACGTTCTGTTCGAAACtcgccgcctccggccgagtcaacccctcaagttcggccggagcagtttgatgccctggtgcaacaagtgcaagccttggccactgctgtccaaagcttgcaacccaggggcatcccaacggcaccgcttcctccggctccagttcaaccgaagccccctacaagcggacttcctcttcgaggtcaggactctcaagtccaggcctccctttggagagagcacccagtcagaggccacggaggctggccacaaccttcagaagctgagtcggttccggggcaacctgcacccgaacgaaccgctgcaacgatcctccagaatgacgaactcgacaagaaggtcgagaagttggaacgccaaatccaggcactccacggaagaAAATCAGGGCGTgatggcgacttcgagttcactacgaagtcgcccttctccccggagattgaagatgagccggttccactacggttcaagatgccccaggtggagccttacaacggcaaggctgatccccttgaccacctggaaagttaccgggtcttaatggccctacaaggagcctcggaggccatgatgtgcaaggcttttccagcaacactccgaggaccagcccggctttggtttaccgggctaaagccgagtactgtctcctcttttgagcagctcggcagacaatttgccGGCAATttcgccgccagccagccccagcggcggacatctgactccctccttgatatcaaacaaaaggagggagaatccttcaaggagtacttggaccggtttaccgccgcaacatgggaggtccgggagcttgaccagtcgatCGCCATATCGgcgctaaagactggagcccggtcctacaggttcctcttctcgatcgagaagaatttctccgcggacctcaccgaaatgttcgctcgggcgcggaagtacgccaaggctgaggaagccgtggctgttaggcggggcgggaccgagcagaaccccaagaagagacgccgcgaggagcgcggccagcccagaagcccgtctccgcggcgagccaagaatccgccccgcccgaagagtccaccccgattgaggggaccgccacagcagaggtcaccactctgcccgaggttcccactgcggGCCCGTGCACCCGAGGGGAGGTATGAAAATTACACTCCCCTCAATACCCCTCGGGctgagatcctcatggagattgagagtcgggattgcatccggctcccacctccgaaacaagacaccagaatccggcgtgatccccggaagtattgccgtttccaccgggatcacggccatgatactgaggattgttatcagctccgaaacgagatcgaagcactcatccgccgaggggtgctcgatcggttcgtacaaggccggcgtgaagagaagaagccagccgaaggagtcgcacagcctgaaggttcaaatgccaacaggcccatcgccggcatcatcaacaccatccgaggcggggcctcggcTGGAGAAGTTTCAGGGGAAGAAtcctcctcgaagcgcctgcgcgcctctaaagccatctccttctcagatgatgacctagagggagtcgaaactccccatgatgatgccgtggtcatctccatggtcataaataaatttgatgtaaaacgcatcttggttgataatggaagctcggcgaatgtctTGTATTTTGGTGCCtactgtaaaatggggatgacaaaagagcagctgcggaggatgaatgctcctttagtcggattcactggggattcagtcccagtggagggcgagatcgacctcctggtcacagccgggctcgctccccgtgaaagtaccgtggggatgagcttcctcgtgatacgcttgccctcagtctacaatgccatcctcggaaggccgggtctcaacgccctccgagcagtggtctcgacccgccacctgctcatgcgattccccaccagccagggagtcggtgaagttcgaggggaccaaatggtggcaaggcgatgctacctggcgacccacgaggcaaaacGACCGGTCAAGGTGCCCGTCCCAGCATCCGACCAGCCCTCAACTAAGGCTATGGAGGCACGGGCCGACCCTCAAAaaaagcgggtagagcctggtgagttactAATCCAAGTTCCTCTACGTGagaactttcccgagctaaccgtgcagatcgGCTCTGGCCTCAACGAGCGTGAGAGGGGTCGCCTCGTCGACTTCTTACGAGAcaacatggacgtcttcgcatggtcgcctgcagacatgtcggggatagatccggagatcgtggtccaccggctccaagtaaagccaacctgcaagcccgtgcgacaaaagaagcgaggcgccgcccctgaacggcagcgagcagcagccgaggaggtcggcaagctccttgaagctggcttcatccgggagatatcctacccggagtggctcgccaatatGGTCCTCATCAAGAAAGCCAGcggaaagtggcgtatgtgcgtggactacaccgacttgaataaagcctgcccaaaggacagcttcccactccctagcatcgaccagctcgtggactccacctcgggtcatgagctgctggcattcatggacgccttttctggatacaaccagatccgcatggcgccagaggatgaggaaaagacagccttcatcaccgacgggggaacctactgctacaaagtgatgccattcggcttaaaaaatgccggggcaacttatcaaaggctggtcagccggatctttaaagaccagataggccgaaacatggaggtctatgtagatgacatgctggtgaaaagcaagatGGTGCAAGAccatatagccgacctcaattaagcattctccacactccaaaagtaccagatgaagctcaatccagctaaatgtgcattcggagtcacctccggcaaattcctcggcttcatcattacgcaacggggaatcgaggccaatcctgagaagatccgagccctccaggAGATGACGCCTCCcgggacggtcaaggaggtacaacggctaacaggccgagctctcgggagattcatctcccgctcggccgagcgctgccttccattctttgcagccctcaagaaacCGAAGAACTTTTTATGGTCGGatgagtgccagcaatcttttgaagagctcaagcatctcctggcttcccctcccctgctcacaaagcctcaacagggtgagctcctctacttatATCTAGCTGTTTTCCCTATGGCaataagctcggtcctggtccgagaggagggcaaactccaaaagccagtatattacaccagccgggtcttgagggatgctgagacccgatactccaagctggagaagactgtctatgctctggtcatctcggctcggaggctccgaccctacttccaagctcatacagtggctgtgctgaccgaccagcctgtcaagcagatcctgcagagatcagaccgtgcgggtcggatcactaaatgggctatcgagctcggagaattcgacctcgagtaccgacccagaccggcgatcaaagcacaagcgctcgcagactttatagtcgagtgcaccatactGGATgaggccgagcccgagcccgagccaccAACGGAGCAGActccgagtttgacatggactctgcatgtcgatggctcttcaaactcggggggtagcggagcgagacttatcctcaccagcccggagggggtggtcgccgagcaagctttgcgcctcgaattttctgcttccaataacatggcggagtacgaagcgcttatcgccgggctcaagctagccaaagagctaggagtgaaggacttaaaggccttcagtgattctcagctcgtcgtcaatcaaatcatgggcgacttcgaagctagagacccgaccatgcaaaagtatcttcagaaggtacgggatctcatcGCGACCTTGGAATCTTTTTACAttcaacatgttgccaggtcggagaatcttagggccgaccagctgtcaAAACTGGCGTCCTCCcgtatgagcgagcttcccaaggaggcagcactggagtatctccaaaagcccagtatagacgagcccgagccgaccctctgcactgagttcgagccaagctggatggatgaactcacCAGCTATCTACAAGGCGAAATCCTCCTTACTGAcgaacgagaggctcgccgaataaaGCGCTCCGCCATCCGGTACATACTGCATGAGGAAAAGCTTTATCGGAAATctttcacatctcccctcctcagatgccttcgcccaacggaggctgattacgccatgcgcgaagtccatgaaggaatttgtggaaatcatctgggaggacgagcattggcccataaaattctacgccaaggatactattggccgacactccagaaggatgctgtggacttcgtccaaagatgtgaccggtgccagaAGAACGCCAATATTcaacgccggccctcggctccctTAACCtcgatcagctccccttggccttttgcccagtggggaattgacatcctagGGCCATTTCTGCTGGCCgccgggcaaaggaagttcctggtcgtttccatcgactatttcacaaaatgggtggaagctgagccccttgcccggatcaccgagcagaagatgcgggattttgtttggaagtcca
The sequence above is drawn from the Phoenix dactylifera cultivar Barhee BC4 unplaced genomic scaffold, palm_55x_up_171113_PBpolish2nd_filt_p 000057F, whole genome shotgun sequence genome and encodes:
- the LOC120104641 gene encoding uncharacterized protein LOC120104641 translates to MGLYMLDWWERYLFNILILILLWFICYNGSRFATEFYER